AAGTAGGGGAATAGATTCTCCATGGTAAATTATTAAATGCAATAAAAAACATGTTAATTGCTTTTGTCAAATCCTTGGTGGAACATGACAAAACTGAAAATTTAACAAACTTTCAATATCGAACCGGTCTCCACACAACTGTTTCATTTGAGTATTCAGAGATAGGAACTACAAGAACTTCAATAATAAAACAATCTGACAACcaaaacaaagaagaaattatGTCAAGactaacagtaaactatgagTGCTCACATCATTACGACATTTAGAAATTCTGTACACAACTGCTCAGCAGCTTTGACAAAAGTCCATCATTTCATTGGTTGCGTCATTTTCAAAAACAGCGATCTTTTTAAGGTGTACGGAGAGAGGTGCAGGCTAAGCCAGAAGCTTTTTGCTTTTGTCTGTCCATCCACTTTCAGATGGAGTCGAGAAAATAAATATAAACTGATATTTATACCTGGCAATCTGTAATTTCTAGTATTCCAGGTCAAGTCATACCGTGTGTGATAGTAAAAATTCACAATACCTCAATGCCAGATCAACTGGCTTAGATGTATTGAAAAGTTCCCGAGGTCAACTTACCCCCTCACAATTCTCAGTACCGGTTAATAATATTAGTAAGAAGCTTTTACCTCAAACTCGTAGAATATTTTAAATAATAATATTTAGTTTGACTCAATATCACTGAAAGGGTGAGCCCTGGTATAAACGAATAGCCAAGAGTAGAACCTAATTGatggattacatgtacttttaaacaCTTTTTCAGCAATGGTATCTTAATTTCATgtggtacaggtaaaaaaggaccTGGGTGGTAAATTATTCTATAAATTGTTATAAAACCTTATTTACAAAGATATAAAACTACTGAGGACTCGTAGAATTTCACCTCTAAAAAATATTGGGTAATCACAGGACGACTGCATAGCAGTACAACAGCTGCAATCTCTGGCAATACAGCGACCGTCATGAAAGTTCGAGCCCTGAAATGTGAAATGACTGCGCCTACAAAGACCAATTTGCAACAGAGAAGGATATCTCCATAATGTAAAAACATGAGGTCGTTCCTGTATATAATCAGACTCCCTCTCTCCATCTTCATACACTCAATTCATAGGTTCTTATCTTCTAGTTCTTTTCTCCCTAGTTCATGTGTCCTTCCTCGAAGCAGAAGGTAATACACATACATTGTGCGTTGCCTGCACTGTGGTTTCAGTGCCAGGTGTCCATATAACACAACAAGACAAGGATAAGTTCAACACGTGCAGACCTGTCTACCTCAAAATTGTTCAAGGTGCACAATCCTTGACAGAAATGTGTACAACTgcaacaaaaaatgtacaatttggcaattttggaaaatattccCCTCAAATTCACCACATCACAAGTTTGGCATTCCCGTTGAAGACATTCAATCAGTTATAAAATTACTTCAATTTGTTTACTGCCACAAGTCTGTCATGTTCAGCTGTAAATTTTTGGGCTTACCAAAATAGTTTCAAGCCCCCCCTTCGTACATTAGTCATTACAATGAAGGCATAACTCTTGTATGAAAATTTCACTGTTTACACTACAGTGATAATGTCCGTCTGTCAAACAACCCGGTTACTCAGAAGCAAAACGACACCAGGGGCGTTTTATCTGTATCATAATAAAATTGTCTTGGTAAAGTCTCCTGGATTGTAGTCTGCCCACAAACACAGCTAAATGCAACTAAAATGCATAACTAATCAAATTATGTCTTATGTCCTCGACTATGTTTGGAGCCCTTTATACTCTGGAAAAATCCCCGGATCTTTTGTTTGAAGGGTTCCTTGGTCTGTGCTTTGTTTAAATAACTCTCCTCTTGCTCCTTGCGTCGGATCGATCGGATCACTTCGTAGAATGCTTCATCGACGTAGTACCGTAATGCTGCCGATGTTTCGACAAACGGACACTTTAATCTCCTGGCGAGTGCTTGACCCTCAATTGTTGAAACCTGAAGAGAGAAAGAATAATGCCTTGAATATATGAGTGTTTTCCCTGGCTTTTGATTTGGATGCATTGGCTCATGGTTGTATTTATGTGGTACATAATAATCGTGTCGTAGTCAATTAGGTATGTGGCAGAAAGGGTGACATTCTTTAGCATTGGCGGTTTCCTTCTGTTGTACACCACTGAtagcccaatattgtttatagagctcaTGATGTCTAAGTTGACGCTCAGTTCTCAACTCAACATTTCAGAATTAGAATGAAGGTTCCTCATTGAAATGGCCTGTCTCTACTCACCACTCGCTTCTCCTTGAGATCACATTTGGTGGCCACAAGGACCAATGGCATATCGTCCCTGTTGCGTACCCTGTCGATCAGGGTCTTGTTCTCCATCACCATTTCAAAACTCCTCCGGTCGGATATGGAGTAACACAGTATGAAGCCCTCTCCGTGCCTCATATATTGGTCCCGCATAGCAGTAAATTCAGGCTAAAGAAAGGGAAGAATGCATACTGTACAGATATCCAATAacggattttttttctttcagtatgATTACTTTTTCATGTAATTTAAAACATTAAAAACACCATGGTTATTTTACCCATGTCTTCAGGCCTGGTTCCAGGTGTGTTGTATCGGCTACATGCCTCAAATGTGTATTTGATGAGGATTTTTCGCAGATGCACATAAATTTTCACTTTAACAGCTTATTTTCAAATCCCTGGATGCACCTATGCTCTTTTGCTGAATATAGGCCCGTTACCAGCTGACCTACACATGCCTGTCGGACAAAGACCATAGTCATCAGATTGCCTTGTGACATGACATTAGTCACCTGGAAACATGACAATAATCATCTGGAGCCTAAAAATATCACATTTTGAAAGCAACATATCATACCTGTCCAGCCGTATCAAGGATGTCAAGAAGTGCCGTCTCATCATCAATCTTTGCTTGCTTTTGATAAGCATCCTCTGGAAATAAGCATGAAAGGTTTCAAGGCATGCACCTTAGATTTTAACATTGCTAATCTAGGAGGGTTGAAATAAACCTGGTAGTTGAAGACCTGATTCATGCCAAAGAGGAATCATTGCAGCCCTTGTCATTGACGAAAGCATCATTTTCAGAAATTGCTTTCTCTGTGCTTGGATACATTTTTCACAAGATTTTTTTTGCCGTACCTCCTTGTGCAAAAATAGATACCAACAGCCAGCCAGGACTTTTCAAGTCTTCTACAGCGATAGGGAATAGAGTTACTGCTCACATAGGTAGGTGTCAGCACACAAATGTTGTTGACATCCTGGTCCTGTCTGGGTTGCACTGGCACAGATAACAATTGTGCTCTATTTTTCAAGGGTATAGTACTAGTAGTAAAAGTAGTAGTAGGCACAAGTTGTCCTATCCTCCTTGTAATAGGCATACAATACAAACATTGGTATTACATGAGATGAAAGGCTTATCTAGGGCAAGCTTGATAGGCCTGGTGAATGTATACGGTAGTCAACTATAGGGTTGCATGTAAAAAAGTAACATCATGCAGATTGTGTCAAAAGACGGTTCGGTCAACCACCAAAGAGATGTTAAGTGCAGAACACTGGGACTGGAGTTCTGTGAAATATACTATAGCTTAGTTACACTACTTCTGTAAGGTAGTTCAGAAATGCAACAGAAAACCGCCCACTGCGTACTCTTTCAGATATGAGAGAATGGCCTTTTTCCATACTCATAGCTGTCAGTTGCGTTAAAAATTAACTGGTCTGTGTTGTGATGTTGGTTGCGGGGGTTGGTCAAAATTATAACAAATGACAACATACTAGAGTAGAGAACAATTGATAACACCAGTAATAGCTCATTTAGACTTAAAGCGACACCTTTCTGAGAACTGACATAACCCCCAGACAATAtcaatcattgatgtaataatgataaaaacaaaaattataattattgaaacctttcagtatCGCAAAAATGTTTCCAATGGCAAGGCAATTATTGCCTCAGATGATCTCCACAACTGCTGATTTTTCTTCAACCAAAGAAGTTAGTCCCCTTTTCTCGGAAGTTATTTTATGATGCTTACCAATAGTTGGGTCATGATAATCTAAGAACCGATGGGTTACGAACTGGATTGTCAATGCTGAAAGTACAAAAGGTGTTATAAATTATTTCATGAAactatgaaatggccagggccattgtgctcacctcatgtggaggaaagatggataaagagcatggtattgtgtcatgtagtgttaggtttgatgtaggtccaagcaattacaatttccccaaaatggccaatttacagtacattcgacctctgtgaccttgaaaagtaggtcaaatcaaagaagacccgggtgacacattgaatggttgttagaattagatgtacctatgatataaaattggtgccaatcgggcaagtcattacaaggaataatggcattttgaagaatttaggatttggccccctccctggaggccaaacggcaaatcagatcgcaccaaacttcggtacctgagatcacctgaccaaggggtacatgtgtacttaatttgtgaccaatagtcattgcagttaagaaatgtgccatagttacggcctgacggcgaatttacgccatttgacctctgtgaccatgacaagaaggtcaaattaaaaacctgtgtgacatatactgtatggtggttagatgtatccatgatatcaaattggtggcaatcaggcaaaaagttaaggaataatcacatttttagggtttttggattttgccccctggtggtcaagtggtgaatcatattggaccaaacttcggtccctgagattacctgactaaggggtaaa
This is a stretch of genomic DNA from Lineus longissimus chromosome 2, tnLinLong1.2, whole genome shotgun sequence. It encodes these proteins:
- the LOC135483066 gene encoding ras-like protein rasD, translated to MSGSQGSLGRGHSKGLRVYRIVILGDGGVGKSALTIQFVTHRFLDYHDPTIEDAYQKQAKIDDETALLDILDTAGQPEFTAMRDQYMRHGEGFILCYSISDRRSFEMVMENKTLIDRVRNRDDMPLVLVATKCDLKEKRVVSTIEGQALARRLKCPFVETSAALRYYVDEAFYEVIRSIRRKEQEESYLNKAQTKEPFKQKIRGFFQSIKGSKHSRGHKT